From the genome of Flavobacterium luteolum, one region includes:
- a CDS encoding UDP-3-O-(3-hydroxymyristoyl)glucosamine N-acyltransferase: MKFPKSHSLQEIANLLNCKFIGDKDFQVLGMNEIHVVEPGDIVFVDHPKYYDKALQSAATIVLINKEVECPEGKALLISDDPFRDFNILTKHFKPFQFANVAIASSAEIGDGTVIQPNTFVGNHVKIGKNCLIHSNVSIYDHTIIGDNVIIHAGTILGADAFYYKKRPEGFDQLISGGRVVIEDNVGIGALCTIDKGVTGDTTIGAGTKLDNQVHVGHDTVIGKKCLIASQTGIAGCVIIEDEVTMWGQVGTTSGITIGSKAVVMGQTGVTKSVEGGKSYFGTPIEESREKLKQLANIKKIPEILSKLK, encoded by the coding sequence ATGAAATTTCCAAAGAGTCATTCTTTACAAGAAATTGCCAATTTGCTTAATTGCAAATTTATTGGAGACAAAGACTTTCAAGTTTTAGGCATGAACGAGATACACGTTGTAGAGCCTGGAGATATTGTTTTTGTTGACCACCCGAAATATTATGATAAAGCTTTACAATCGGCTGCTACAATTGTTTTGATAAATAAAGAAGTAGAATGTCCAGAAGGGAAAGCTCTTTTAATCTCTGATGACCCGTTTAGAGATTTTAATATTCTTACAAAACATTTTAAACCATTTCAATTTGCTAATGTTGCTATAGCATCATCTGCAGAAATTGGTGATGGTACTGTGATTCAGCCAAATACTTTTGTAGGTAACCATGTGAAAATTGGGAAAAATTGCCTAATTCATTCGAATGTTTCTATTTATGACCACACTATAATTGGTGATAACGTAATTATTCACGCGGGAACTATTTTAGGAGCTGATGCTTTTTATTATAAAAAACGTCCTGAAGGTTTTGATCAACTGATCTCTGGGGGAAGAGTGGTTATTGAAGATAATGTAGGTATTGGTGCACTTTGTACAATTGATAAAGGTGTTACTGGAGATACTACAATTGGTGCGGGAACAAAATTGGACAATCAAGTGCATGTGGGACATGATACCGTAATCGGTAAAAAATGTTTAATTGCTTCGCAGACTGGTATTGCTGGTTGCGTAATTATTGAAGATGAAGTTACCATGTGGGGACAGGTAGGAACTACAAGCGGTATTACAATTGGATCAAAAGCAGTTGTAATGGGGCAGACTGGTGTAACTAAATCAGTTGAAGGAGGAAAATCATATTTTGGTACTCCGATTGAAGAATCAAGAGAAAAATTGAAACAACTTGCCAATATCAAGAAGATTCCTGAAATTTTAAGTAAATTGAAGTAA
- a CDS encoding bifunctional UDP-3-O-[3-hydroxymyristoyl] N-acetylglucosamine deacetylase/3-hydroxyacyl-ACP dehydratase — translation MVKQKTIKNEISLTGVGLHTGKEVTMTFKPAPVNNGFTFVRVDLQGQPVIEADANYVVNTQRGTNLEKLGVKIQTPEHVLAAVVGCDLDNIIIELNASELPIMDGSSKYFVEAIEKAGIEEQDAQRNVYVVKEVISFTDEATGSEILVMPSDEYQVTTMVDFGTKVLGTQNATLKSLADFKSEIASSRTFSFLHELESLLEHGLIKGGDLNNAIVYVDKEISESTMENLKKAFGKEEISVKPNGVLDNLTLHYPNEAARHKLLDVIGDLSLIGVRIQGKIIANKPGHFVNTQFAKKLAKIIKIEQRNHVPTYDLHQEPLMDIHKIMSMLPHRPPFLLIDRIIEMSDRHVVGLKNVTMNENFFVGHFPEAPVMPGVLIVEAMAQTGGILVLSTVPDPENYLTYFMKIDNVKFKHKVLPGDTLIFKCELISPIRRGICHMQANAYANGKLVTEAELMAQIARKQ, via the coding sequence ATGGTTAAACAGAAGACCATCAAAAATGAAATTTCGCTAACAGGAGTTGGTTTACACACTGGAAAAGAAGTTACAATGACTTTTAAACCTGCACCCGTTAATAATGGTTTCACTTTTGTAAGAGTAGATTTGCAAGGTCAACCAGTCATTGAGGCTGATGCTAATTATGTTGTTAATACTCAAAGAGGTACAAATCTTGAGAAACTTGGTGTAAAAATTCAGACACCAGAGCACGTTTTAGCTGCAGTAGTTGGATGCGATTTGGATAATATTATTATTGAATTGAATGCCTCAGAACTTCCAATTATGGACGGTTCATCAAAATATTTTGTTGAAGCTATTGAAAAAGCTGGTATCGAAGAGCAAGACGCACAACGTAATGTTTACGTAGTAAAAGAAGTAATTTCTTTTACAGACGAAGCAACAGGAAGCGAAATTCTTGTAATGCCTAGTGATGAATATCAGGTTACAACAATGGTAGATTTTGGTACAAAAGTTTTAGGTACTCAAAATGCTACCCTTAAAAGTTTAGCAGATTTTAAATCTGAAATTGCAAGTTCTAGAACTTTTAGTTTCTTACACGAATTAGAATCTTTATTAGAGCACGGACTTATTAAAGGTGGAGATTTAAACAATGCAATCGTATATGTAGACAAAGAAATTTCTGAATCTACTATGGAAAATCTAAAGAAAGCATTTGGTAAAGAAGAGATTTCTGTAAAACCAAATGGTGTTTTAGACAACTTGACTTTACATTATCCAAACGAAGCTGCAAGACACAAATTACTTGATGTAATAGGAGATTTATCTTTAATTGGAGTTCGTATTCAAGGAAAAATTATTGCTAACAAACCAGGACATTTTGTAAATACTCAATTTGCAAAGAAATTAGCAAAAATTATTAAAATAGAGCAGAGAAATCATGTTCCTACTTATGATTTACATCAAGAGCCATTGATGGATATTCATAAAATCATGTCTATGCTACCTCACAGACCGCCGTTCTTGTTGATTGACAGAATTATCGAAATGTCTGATCGTCATGTAGTAGGATTGAAAAATGTTACTATGAATGAGAATTTCTTCGTTGGTCACTTCCCAGAAGCCCCAGTTATGCCAGGTGTATTAATTGTTGAAGCAATGGCACAAACAGGAGGTATTTTAGTTTTAAGTACAGTTCCAGATCCTGAAAACTATTTGACATATTTCATGAAAATTGACAATGTTAAATTTAAACACAAAGTGTTGCCAGGTGATACTTTAATCTTTAAATGTGAGTTAATTTCTCCAATCAGAAGAGGGATTTGCCATATGCAGGCTAATGCTTATGCAAATGGTAAATTAGTAACTGAAGCAGAATTAATGGCACAAATAGCAAGAAAACAATAA
- the lpxD gene encoding UDP-3-O-(3-hydroxymyristoyl)glucosamine N-acyltransferase — translation MKFTAEQIAGILEGEVVGNPNAEVSKLSKIEEGEEGSLTFLANPKYINYIYTTKATVTIVNDSFIPEQEINTTLIKVEDAYAAFSKLLHFYNQVKLNKNGIEPQSFMSEGTKYGENLYLGSFSYIGQNVVLGNNVKIYPNSFIGDNVVIGDNVFIFAGAKIYSETVIGNNCTVHSGVIIGADGFGFAPNENGEYSKVPQIGNVIIEDNVDIGANTTIDRATLGSTIIRKGVKLDNQIQIAHNVEIGKNTVIAAQSGVAGSTKIGENCMIGGQVGIAGHLIIGNNVRLQAQSGVARNIKDDEVLQGTPSLGYTDFNKSYVHFKNLPKIVAEVEELKKQIINPKNGNNG, via the coding sequence ATGAAATTTACAGCAGAACAAATAGCAGGAATTTTAGAAGGAGAAGTTGTTGGGAATCCCAATGCAGAAGTTTCTAAGCTTTCTAAAATCGAAGAAGGAGAGGAAGGATCTCTTACTTTTTTGGCTAACCCAAAGTATATCAATTATATATATACTACAAAAGCGACAGTAACAATTGTTAATGATAGCTTTATTCCGGAACAGGAAATTAATACTACGCTTATAAAGGTAGAAGATGCTTACGCAGCGTTTTCTAAGCTTTTGCATTTCTATAATCAGGTAAAATTAAATAAAAACGGTATCGAGCCTCAGTCTTTTATGTCTGAAGGAACAAAGTACGGTGAGAATTTATATTTGGGTAGTTTTAGCTATATCGGACAAAATGTAGTTTTGGGTAATAATGTAAAAATCTATCCAAATAGTTTTATTGGCGATAATGTTGTTATTGGCGATAATGTGTTCATTTTTGCTGGTGCAAAAATCTATTCTGAAACTGTAATTGGTAATAATTGTACTGTTCATTCTGGAGTTATTATAGGTGCAGATGGTTTTGGTTTTGCTCCAAATGAAAATGGAGAGTACAGTAAAGTTCCACAAATTGGAAACGTTATTATTGAAGATAATGTAGATATTGGTGCCAATACTACAATTGACAGAGCAACTCTTGGTTCTACAATTATTAGAAAAGGAGTTAAATTAGACAATCAGATTCAGATTGCCCATAATGTAGAAATAGGAAAAAACACTGTAATAGCTGCGCAAAGCGGTGTTGCAGGTTCTACAAAGATTGGCGAAAACTGTATGATTGGTGGACAAGTTGGTATTGCAGGTCACTTAATAATAGGGAATAATGTTAGGCTTCAAGCTCAATCGGGTGTCGCTAGAAACATTAAAGATGATGAAGTTTTGCAAGGAACTCCATCTCTAGGATATACAGATTTTAATAAATCGTACGTTCATTTTAAAAATCTGCCTAAAATTGTGGCCGAAGTTGAAGAATTAAAGAAACAAATAATAAACCCAAAAAATGGAAATAATGGTTAA
- the lpxA gene encoding acyl-ACP--UDP-N-acetylglucosamine O-acyltransferase gives MNQPLAYVHPGAKIAKNVVIEPFTTIHNNVVIGDGTWIGSNVTIMEGARIGKNCNIFPGAVISAVPQDLKFGGEDSLAIIGDNCTIRECVTINRGTIASGQTVLGNNCLVMAYAHIAHDCEIGNNAIIVNGVALAGHVVVGNHAVIGGLAAIHQFIHIGDHAMISGGSLVRKDVPPFTKAAKEPLSYVGINSVGLRRRGFTTEKIREIQEIYRILYQKNYNTTQALSIIEAEMEATPERDEILDFIRNSSRGIMKGYSGNY, from the coding sequence ATGAATCAACCATTAGCATATGTTCATCCAGGCGCGAAAATCGCTAAAAACGTTGTAATAGAGCCATTTACAACAATTCACAATAATGTTGTTATTGGTGATGGTACTTGGATTGGTTCAAACGTGACCATTATGGAAGGTGCTCGAATTGGTAAAAATTGCAATATTTTTCCAGGAGCTGTAATTTCTGCTGTGCCACAAGATTTAAAATTCGGAGGTGAGGATTCTCTTGCTATTATCGGTGATAATTGTACAATTAGAGAATGTGTAACTATAAATAGAGGTACAATTGCATCTGGTCAAACTGTTCTTGGAAATAATTGTTTAGTAATGGCTTATGCTCACATTGCGCACGATTGCGAAATTGGAAATAATGCTATTATTGTAAACGGTGTTGCCTTGGCTGGACACGTTGTTGTTGGAAATCATGCAGTTATTGGAGGTTTAGCGGCAATTCACCAATTTATTCATATTGGAGATCACGCTATGATTTCTGGTGGTTCATTGGTAAGAAAAGATGTTCCGCCATTTACAAAAGCAGCAAAAGAGCCTTTGTCTTATGTAGGAATTAATTCTGTTGGTTTAAGAAGAAGAGGATTCACTACTGAAAAAATTAGAGAAATCCAGGAAATTTATAGAATTTTATACCAAAAGAATTACAATACAACTCAAGCCTTAAGTATTATTGAGGCTGAAATGGAAGCGACTCCTGAAAGAGATGAAATTCTAGATTTTATTAGAAATTCTTCTCGAGGAATTATGAAAGGTTACTCAGGAAATTATTAA
- a CDS encoding FecR family protein: protein MQKRNNYTEIEDFLADESFQLWILSKVDEQGWEEWTLENLQRAKLVEDARLVLLAMRAPKSQLSSNEVHEALQETWRKIEQREKLSQNTSKIKKLKIQRYWISGVAAAVLVGMFSVWFFKNNIATTDNVVTYNELILDNDEGLVEQTNNSEKSQIVTLSDGSSVLLQPNSKLSYPKIFTGNERKVYLSGEGFFEISKNPKKPFFVYANEIVTRVVGTSFRIKAYPDQQNVEVLVRTGKVKVKSNDLVRSAENEEIVLLPNQALRFARKELVFNKITNITQDPILVSSVRNIEQLSFEFTDIPVAQILETIEQAYLVDIDFPHDKLKDCRLTTSLSDQPLAEKLKIICKSIGNDTNYEMNGNQIVITTSGCN, encoded by the coding sequence ATGCAAAAACGTAACAATTATACCGAAATAGAGGACTTCTTGGCTGATGAATCTTTTCAATTATGGATTTTATCTAAAGTTGATGAGCAAGGCTGGGAGGAATGGACACTGGAAAATCTTCAGAGAGCAAAACTTGTTGAAGATGCACGACTTGTCCTATTAGCAATGAGAGCTCCAAAATCTCAGTTGTCTTCAAACGAAGTTCATGAAGCCTTGCAGGAAACTTGGCGAAAGATTGAACAAAGAGAAAAACTTTCTCAAAACACTTCAAAAATTAAAAAACTTAAAATACAGAGATATTGGATCAGCGGTGTTGCAGCAGCTGTTTTAGTTGGTATGTTTTCTGTTTGGTTTTTTAAAAATAATATAGCAACTACTGACAATGTAGTTACTTATAACGAACTTATTCTGGATAATGATGAAGGCTTAGTAGAACAAACTAACAACTCTGAAAAATCACAGATCGTCACTTTGTCTGACGGAAGTTCCGTCTTATTGCAGCCAAATAGTAAATTAAGTTACCCTAAGATCTTTACCGGAAACGAAAGAAAGGTGTATTTATCCGGCGAAGGTTTCTTTGAAATTAGTAAAAATCCTAAAAAGCCTTTTTTTGTTTACGCTAACGAAATTGTAACTCGTGTTGTTGGAACAAGCTTTAGGATTAAGGCTTATCCAGATCAGCAGAATGTTGAAGTTCTTGTTCGCACCGGTAAAGTAAAGGTAAAGTCTAATGATTTGGTTCGAAGCGCCGAAAACGAGGAGATTGTTCTTCTTCCAAATCAAGCATTGCGTTTTGCTCGTAAAGAATTGGTTTTTAATAAAATTACCAATATTACCCAAGATCCAATTTTAGTGAGCAGTGTTCGAAATATCGAACAATTAAGTTTTGAATTTACTGATATCCCTGTAGCTCAAATTCTTGAAACTATCGAACAGGCTTATCTGGTAGATATTGATTTTCCTCACGATAAACTGAAAGACTGTCGATTAACGACTTCATTGAGTGATCAGCCACTGGCCGAAAAACTAAAAATAATTTGTAAAAGTATCGGTAACGACACTAATTATGAAATGAACGGAAATCAGATTGTAATTACGACTTCTGGCTGTAACTAG
- a CDS encoding nuclear transport factor 2 family protein — protein sequence MSIKEFVQKFYKSDALIDSEILKTYLHPDVTLEWNSSKGFIQMDYDSMIEMANELSRAYVRSKVRISHIISEDDLVSVRYSHFVKTIENPREEMLLAHFATIWQIKDDKLYRGYQMSQFS from the coding sequence ATGTCTATTAAAGAATTTGTTCAGAAATTTTATAAGTCAGATGCATTAATTGATAGCGAAATTTTAAAAACATATCTGCATCCTGATGTTACGCTTGAATGGAACAGCAGTAAAGGTTTTATTCAGATGGATTATGATTCGATGATTGAAATGGCCAATGAGCTTAGCCGTGCCTATGTGCGCTCTAAAGTTAGAATTAGCCATATTATTAGCGAAGATGATTTAGTATCAGTGCGTTACTCTCATTTTGTAAAAACAATCGAGAATCCAAGAGAAGAAATGCTTTTAGCACATTTTGCTACCATTTGGCAGATAAAAGATGATAAACTTTATAGAGGTTATCAAATGAGTCAATTTTCTTAA
- the efp gene encoding elongation factor P, which translates to MASTSDIRNGLCIKFNHDIYKIIEFLHVKPGKGPAFVRTKLKSLTSGKVLDNTFSAGHKIDVIRVETHTFQYLYPEGDEFHFMNAETFEQISLNKNILDAPDLLKEGTNVMVQINTETDLPLSVDMPASVILEVTYAEPGVKGNTATNATKNATVETGANINVPLFINEGDKIKIDTASGSYMERVKE; encoded by the coding sequence ATGGCATCTACATCAGATATTAGAAACGGATTGTGTATTAAATTTAATCACGATATCTATAAAATCATTGAATTTCTTCACGTAAAACCTGGAAAAGGTCCAGCTTTCGTAAGAACAAAATTGAAAAGTTTAACTTCTGGTAAAGTATTAGACAATACTTTTTCAGCAGGTCACAAAATTGACGTTATTCGTGTTGAAACGCATACATTTCAATATTTATATCCAGAAGGTGACGAGTTTCACTTTATGAATGCTGAAACGTTTGAGCAAATTTCTTTAAATAAAAACATTTTGGATGCTCCAGATTTGTTAAAAGAAGGAACAAACGTAATGGTGCAAATCAATACAGAAACAGATTTACCATTATCAGTAGATATGCCAGCATCTGTAATTCTTGAAGTTACTTATGCCGAGCCAGGTGTAAAGGGAAATACAGCAACAAACGCTACTAAAAATGCTACAGTAGAGACAGGAGCAAACATAAATGTTCCTTTGTTTATCAACGAAGGGGATAAAATTAAAATCGATACAGCTTCAGGTTCTTACATGGAGCGTGTAAAAGAGTAG
- the sucD gene encoding succinate--CoA ligase subunit alpha, translating to MSVLVNKDSKIIVQGFTGSEGTFHASQMIEYGTNVVGGVTPGKGGTSHLDRPVFNTVKDAVDQAGADTSIIFVPPAFAADAIMEAADAGIKVIIAITEGIPVADMIKANNYVKERNSRLIGPNCPGVITPGEAKVGIMPGFVFKKGTVGIVSKSGTLTYEAADQVVKQGLGITTAIGIGGDPIIGTTTKEAVELLMNDPETEAIIMIGEIGGQLEADAARWVKADGNRKPVIGFIAGETAPAGRTMGHAGAIVGGSDDTAAAKKQIMRDNGIHVVDSPAEIGKKVKEVLG from the coding sequence ATGAGTGTTTTAGTTAATAAAGATTCCAAAATAATTGTTCAGGGATTTACAGGAAGCGAAGGTACTTTCCATGCTTCTCAAATGATTGAGTACGGTACTAATGTTGTTGGAGGTGTTACTCCAGGAAAAGGTGGTACTAGCCATTTAGATCGTCCAGTTTTTAACACAGTAAAAGACGCTGTTGATCAAGCTGGTGCTGATACTTCTATCATTTTTGTTCCGCCAGCTTTTGCTGCTGATGCAATTATGGAAGCTGCTGATGCTGGAATTAAAGTAATTATTGCTATTACAGAAGGAATTCCTGTAGCAGATATGATTAAAGCAAATAATTATGTTAAAGAAAGAAATTCAAGATTAATTGGTCCAAACTGTCCAGGTGTAATTACTCCAGGTGAAGCTAAAGTTGGTATTATGCCAGGTTTCGTTTTCAAAAAAGGTACAGTTGGTATCGTTTCTAAATCAGGAACTTTAACTTATGAAGCTGCTGACCAAGTTGTAAAACAAGGTTTAGGAATCACTACAGCTATCGGAATTGGTGGAGATCCAATTATTGGTACTACAACTAAAGAAGCTGTTGAATTATTAATGAACGATCCAGAGACTGAAGCTATCATCATGATTGGTGAAATTGGTGGTCAGCTTGAAGCAGATGCTGCAAGATGGGTAAAAGCTGATGGTAACCGTAAACCAGTTATTGGATTTATCGCTGGAGAAACTGCTCCTGCTGGTAGAACAATGGGTCACGCAGGTGCAATTGTTGGTGGTTCTGACGATACAGCTGCTGCTAAAAAACAAATCATGAGAGACAACGGAATTCACGTTGTTGATTCGCCAGCTGAAATTGGTAAAAAAGTAAAAGAGGTATTAGGATAA
- a CDS encoding HD domain-containing protein, whose amino-acid sequence MTQINKLKIFNDPIYGFITIPNELVYDLIQHPYFQRLRRISQMGLSYLVYPGANHTRFHHALGCMHLMKKAIDTLRFKDVVISDEEENALLIAILLHDIGHGPFSHAMEKSIVEDVHHEAISLLFMNQLNEEFDGRLSLAIQVFKGEYHRKFMLQLISSQLDMDRMDYLKRDSFYTGVAEGNVNSERLIQMMNVENDVLVIEEKGIYSVEKFLLSRRLMYWQAYLHKTSLVAELILMKVLKRAKELTLKGIKLPCSEPLMYFMQNKITLEDFDAEKLDLFSQLDDFDIISALKAWQKHSDFILSTLSKMIINRDLLKIKLSAEKIPMEESQSLKEEFAEAHQISAVDAGYFIFRGKIKNQAYSKEAEPIRILKKDKTIEDVVEASDQLNLKSLSKLVTKYYICFPKQLI is encoded by the coding sequence GTGACTCAGATCAACAAACTTAAAATATTCAACGATCCTATATATGGTTTTATAACGATTCCGAACGAGTTGGTTTACGATTTAATTCAGCATCCATATTTTCAGCGCCTTCGTCGTATTTCTCAAATGGGATTGTCTTATTTGGTGTATCCCGGAGCAAATCATACCCGTTTTCATCATGCCTTAGGATGTATGCATTTGATGAAGAAAGCAATTGATACGCTTCGTTTTAAAGATGTTGTTATTTCTGACGAAGAAGAAAATGCACTTCTAATTGCAATTTTGCTTCATGATATAGGACATGGGCCATTTTCGCATGCAATGGAAAAAAGTATTGTTGAAGATGTGCATCACGAAGCTATTTCGCTACTGTTTATGAATCAGCTGAATGAAGAGTTTGATGGAAGATTAAGTTTGGCAATTCAGGTCTTTAAAGGAGAATATCATAGAAAATTTATGTTGCAATTGATTTCTAGTCAGTTGGATATGGATCGAATGGATTATTTGAAACGCGATAGTTTTTATACAGGTGTTGCAGAAGGTAACGTGAACTCTGAAAGATTGATTCAGATGATGAACGTAGAAAATGATGTTTTGGTAATTGAGGAAAAAGGAATTTATTCTGTCGAGAAATTTCTGCTTTCTAGGAGATTAATGTACTGGCAAGCTTATTTGCATAAAACAAGTTTAGTAGCCGAGTTGATTTTAATGAAGGTGCTGAAGAGAGCAAAAGAACTGACTTTAAAAGGAATTAAATTACCTTGCAGTGAACCTCTGATGTATTTCATGCAAAATAAAATTACGCTCGAAGATTTTGATGCTGAGAAATTAGATTTATTTTCACAATTAGATGATTTTGATATTATAAGCGCTCTAAAGGCTTGGCAGAAACATAGTGATTTTATACTTTCTACTTTAAGTAAAATGATCATCAATAGAGATTTGTTGAAAATTAAACTTAGTGCAGAAAAAATTCCGATGGAAGAATCACAGTCTTTAAAAGAAGAGTTTGCAGAAGCGCACCAAATTTCAGCAGTAGACGCTGGATATTTTATTTTTAGAGGTAAAATAAAAAATCAGGCCTATAGTAAGGAAGCAGAACCTATTCGTATTTTGAAAAAAGATAAAACAATTGAAGATGTTGTTGAAGCTTCTGACCAGCTGAATTTGAAATCGTTATCTAAATTGGTAACAAAATATTATATCTGTTTTCCAAAACAACTTATATAA
- a CDS encoding RNA polymerase sigma factor: MSQILKNKILDDFILWNNVKNGNEKSFSLLFEKYYKDLISYGNSLCPYAEKVQDCIQDVFADIWLYRDSLQDNVIVKAYLLSSVRKRIARLHERDHVFRKTTTTDVLEFLFDFSIENDLVEDEVTAERVLLLNKLLNDLPGRQKEALYLRYHQGLSVDQIADLLDVNYQSASNLLHRGLLSLRKEWKGSIPLLVLISSGVF, from the coding sequence ATGAGCCAAATTTTGAAAAATAAAATTTTAGATGATTTTATTCTATGGAATAATGTAAAAAACGGTAATGAGAAATCATTTTCTTTACTTTTTGAAAAATACTATAAAGACTTAATCAGTTATGGCAATTCACTTTGTCCGTATGCGGAAAAGGTGCAAGATTGTATTCAAGATGTTTTTGCTGATATTTGGCTTTATCGTGATTCTCTCCAGGATAATGTTATAGTTAAGGCGTATTTACTTTCCAGCGTTAGAAAAAGGATTGCGCGTTTGCACGAAAGAGATCATGTGTTTAGAAAAACGACAACTACAGATGTTTTGGAATTTCTTTTTGATTTTTCTATAGAAAATGATTTGGTTGAGGATGAAGTCACAGCCGAACGTGTTCTCCTTTTGAATAAGTTACTAAATGATCTTCCTGGTCGTCAGAAAGAGGCTTTGTATCTGCGCTACCACCAAGGATTGAGTGTAGATCAAATAGCAGATTTACTAGATGTTAATTATCAATCTGCTAGTAATCTTCTTCATCGCGGTTTGCTGAGTCTTCGCAAGGAATGGAAGGGAAGTATTCCGCTTTTAGTCCTTATATCTTCAGGGGTTTTTTAA